Genomic DNA from Streptomyces caniferus:
GGACCGCCAGGTCGCCGGCCCCACCTGGTCACTGGGGCACCCGTAAGGCAGGCGTGTCCCGCTGATCTGGCCCGGGTCGGCACACCCGCAAGGGTGGGCCGCATGCGAGGAGAGGGACCGTGCGGACGCTTGAGCGTTGGTGCTCTCCTCCCGCTCCGCCGGAGGTTTCGCCGCTGTCGAGGAGCTACGCCGAGCGCCGCCGGTGCGGCAGCGGCCAACAGCGCCTCGATCATCTCGGGCCCCGTCGGACGAGCTGGAGCGGGCAGACGAGGACACCGCCTGAGACGCCACAAGAGCCGTTCCCTATAGGACCGGAGGGCTCCCCAGCCCATGCACCACACCTCCAATACCGAAGGTGCCGGCGCCTGGGTGCCTGACACCGGAGTGCCAGGCGCCGAGGGCTGCTCCGTGCGCCCCACCGGCCCGTGGAACTACGCCGAACCACGACTTACGGCGCACTCACCATGGGGAAGGCTCACCCCGGGGACGGCTGTTGACGGCGCGCTGCCGGGTTCCAGCGAAGCCAGACCCCGGGAAGCGAACCATCCGCCCTGCCTGACATGCACCATCAGCGAGGGGACGAACCATTACAACGAACGTCGAATGAGCGCGTCGAATGAGCGTCATTCCAGCGTCAGGGTTGGCCCGTAACGCCCGCACCGCACCTAACGTGCACGGGAAACCCGCAGGTCAGGCGCCCTTGGCTGCCTTCTCCAGCACCACAACGCACTCCACATGATGCGTCATCGGGAAGAGGTCACTGGGCGCATGGTCGGGAGAACGTGCAGGTCAGGCGGGGTTTTCCTGCCCCGGAGGCAAGCTGCCAGGCGGCCGGAGCGTCAAACGAGCGTCACGCGCGCGGGGGTCGCCGACCGCGTAACACGGAAGGCGTTCTCGGGCAGGTCGGCAGCCGAGGCCAGGCCACGCGAAGGGCCTGGCCACGGGTGCGTACGCCGGGGCTGCGTCGGCAAACCACCGGACCCGGCGATCCTCAGTCGGCGCGTGACCCGGTAGGGCGCATAGCGCAACCCATCGGGCGTCCAACGACACGGTCAAGGGAGGTACATCTCCAACCCGTCGACGTAGTAGACCTCCACGGTCGCGGTGCCATGACGGAACTGCTCGACCAGCGCCCCGTTCTTGTCGCCGCGCTTCCAGGCCGACTCGGCGGCGGTGCTCAGCTGCCGCAGGCCGAGGCCCACGCTGTCGGGCCTGACCAGCAGGTCGGCCCAGCCGGCGCCCCGCAAGTACGCTTCCAGCGCCGCGCCCACGCTGAACTTGCACTCCAGATACCGGTGGGGCGGCAATCCGGCGCGGCTGCCTATCGGCTTGCCGGCGAGCGCGTCTGACAGGACCTTGCGCGACGCCGCGGTCCACCCCACATCGGCGTGCTCGGCTTTGGCGGACCAGGTCGCGCCCTTCTGTCGGGCCAGGTTCAAGTCCGAGGTGGTTATGGAGCGGAGGATGAAGTGCCCTGCCATGTACGGCTCCTACTGAAGAGTTGGAGTAACCATGCGATCAGGTCCTGCTGGCAGCCGCTGACGCTGCTGGCCCGGGGCGGTCCGACCGGGGCGCTCACTGGCCGAAGGTGAACAGCCTCACTTTGAAGTTGGCGGATACCCCGCCTTCAACATCGCGGTATACCGTCCACCCCCCCTTAACTGGAAGAGAAATCTCTTCCCATGCCTCGAGTTTCACTTTGATAACTTCATTACCGCCTGCGTCCTTCAGTGTGACGTAGACTTTCCGCCCGGAATCGTTCTCGCCCACGAAAATCCCGTCGGCCTTTACCTTGTAATTGACATAGGGGGCTGACCATGTGCCCTTGTTCTCAATCTTGCCCGAGATCAACCCGTCAATCTTTCCTACCTTGATCGTGCCGTTCGAGAAGTCGATGGGAGGGTCTTGAGTCTCACCAGACTGCTTCACCGGGCCCCGCAGTTCTCTGACCCTCAGCACCTTGGTCGGCTCCGTGATCGTGGCATGCCCCTTCGCCAAGAGGTTCCCACGAACTTCGAATTCCTTCTCGGCAGTAAGAGGGCTCTTGATCGTCACAGCCTCGTTCTCTTGGAGTCCCCCGATCTGTGCGGTTCGGAGGCCATACCCTCTGGTCACGGTCAGGCCGCCGCCAGCGGTAAGCGTCTTGTCTGTGTCGACGGCGACGTTATCGCGGACCGTGATGGACTTCGTACCATCGGTAGCGTTGATCCAGTTCGCCTTCAGGGTGTGGTCAGAGTGGACGGTGATGTCACCAGTTGTGAGGCTATGTTCCTTCGCCACTGTGACGTCATCCTCAAATCTCACCTTTCCTTTGACAACGAGGTCGCCGACGATCGTTACGGGGGTATTGAAATCCGCACGGCTGGGGGTGATGACGGCTCCGCGCGGGAGAGTGGCGATGTCGAAGGACCGGATCGCGATGCGCCAGGTTTGCTCGGCGGTCATTTTCAGGCGCAGGTAGCGGGCCTTACGGCTGGTGGTGCCCTCGTACGTCTCCTGCCCGTTGGGGATGCTGGTGTATTTGCTCCAGGCGTTGCCGTCCGTCGAATACTCCAGGTCACAAGCCGGGAGCCTGTACTGCCCGGTTTCGATGCCGAAGAGGAAGCGGACCCGGGTGATGTCGCGTTCGCTGCCGAGGTCGACCCGCACCCAGTCGTTCGCCTTTGGCTGGTCCGCGCTCCACCAGTAGGTGTTCGGGTCGCCGTCGGTCATGGCGGATGGGAGGTGCCGGGTACCGTTCTCGCCGGTGCTTGTGCTGAAACCGAGGTTGGTGGTGGCGGTACCGGGGCCGTTGCCAATGTCGAGGGTGCAGTTGACCGTCAGGTCGCGGGTGGTGAGGTCCTGGGGGGCCACCGTGACGGTGGTGGTCAGGGTATGGGTCAGCGGCTTGCCGCCACTGGTCGTGACCAGGGCTTGCAGCATAAAACCGGTGGTCTGGTGAAGCGGTGGCGAGGTCCAGCTCTCTCCGCTGACGGTCTCGCTCTCACGGTCCCAGAACATGGTGTATTTCGTGCGGTTGTCGCCGCCGCCCGACTGCCAGGTCAGGTCGACGGTCGCGCCGTTTTCGACCAGGAGCGGGGTAGGCGTCAGGTTACGCAGGTAGAAGCCAGGCGGAAGCTTGAACACCGGGTCGAGGGTGATGGGTTTGGTCCCGGACGTAGTTACCTCGGTGAGCCCGATCCGGACCTCGCCCTCCACCCGGTTCACGGTGAAGCCGGCGACCCGCAGCGTGATCTGCTTCCCCTTGGGAAGGGTGATAGGCGCCATCTTGGGCTTCAACTGTACGGCCAATACAGCGCCGTTGTTCTCCAGCGTCTTCGTGGGGGCGGACCAGTTCGACGCGCCCTCGCCCACGGGCACGGCGTCGACGCCATCGGGGCCGCTCAGCTCCGCCAGGTCGTTCTCCCCGGCCCCGATGGGGATCCGGAAGGTGATGCTGTTGCAGGCGACGTCCGCCGTCTCGGCGGTCACGGTGAAGATCAGTGTGCTGGGGGGAGCCGAGGTCGGTGTGGACACAGTCAGTGGATCGGGATCGGTGTCCACCCGGTAGCTCAGCAGGGTGTCGGCGGAGCGGGTCTGCACGGCGGCCATCTCGACGGGTTCTCCTCGGCGTTGGGCGTGGGCGGGGTCAGTCGTGGCGGGGGCGTAGCTGGAGGTAGCCCGCGCGGGCCGTGGGCACGGCGTCGTCCAGGTAGGCGGACCGGTCGGCGGGCAGGAGAGGCAGGCGGGCCCAGTCGGGGACGCCCGTGTCCCGGGCGTGGGGTTCGGCCCAGGTCCAGTCGCCGAACCAGGCGGCGGGGCGGGGCATGACGAGCCCGTTGTCGCCGACGTCGGTGGTGGCGGTGAAGGAGCGAATGGCGATGGGCGCCGTGGTGGGTGCGGTGAACCGGATCCGGATGCGGGCGGCGGTCACCGGCGGTGCGGGGTTGTAGTGAATCTCCGTACCGGCCGGGTAAGTGGCCCGTTCCGTCCAGCCTGCGGTCTCGGTGAAGGTCTCCAGCGTGCAGGCGGGCAAGGAGTGGCCGCCGGTGGTGTCGCCGGGGTAGATGTCGACCCGGGTGACCTCGACTTCGGCATGTTCGGCGCCGGCTAGGTCGATTTCGATCCAGTCTCCGGCCGCGGCGGGCTGCTCGCTGAGGTAGTGGCTGCCCAGGTTGCCATCGAGAAGGTGGGCGAGGTGGTGCCCAGATGCTTCGCCCAGAGCCGGGGAGGCAGCGGCGGTTTGGTCGCCTGCCCGGGTGGGGGCGAGCAGGGGGTCGAGCCGGAAGGACGCCTCGATCCTGGCCAGGGCCCGCTGGACGAGGTCGGCGTTCAGGGCGAGTTCGGCCACCGGGAGGATGTCGGTGGTGGCGTGGATCGCGGCGTGCGGGTCGGCGAGCAGGGTGAGGTGGTGGACGACCGGTGGCGCGTCGCTGGGCGTGGCGGGCAGGGCCAGGTCGGTCCCGTTGGTGACCGGGGTCAGGTAGGGATGGGTCGCTAGGTCCTTGGCGACGACGCTGAGCGGTGAATAGTCCGTTGCGCCGCCCGGGCCTTGGAGGCTCGCGTAGTAGCCGATCAGGCCGTCCGTCAGCAGCTCGGGCGAGCCGAGCCGGACCGGCCACCGGTAGCTGAGGTACTCCGCACGTCCGCTCGGGTCGAGGATCTTCCCCCAGGCGGGGCTGGACAACGGCGGCCCCTGGAGCTGGACTTCGAGCTCGGCGCGGATGAGGGCGACGGGGCGCCCGATGAGACGGGCCGGGCTGCGGTCGGTCTCGGGCGACTCATCGCTGATCGACTGGAAGGTCTGGTCGATGGTGTGCACCAACGCCTCGAAGGCGCCGGGGGCGTCGGCATGGTCAAGCAGCGCGGTCAGCATCTCGGACAGTTGCGGGAAGTCGTCCCGGAAGCCCTGGTCCGAGGGGCGCCGGTAGGCGGCGTGCGGGAGCATCGTCCAGGCGAGCCGGGCGCCCTCGCCGACGACGCGCAGTTCGCCGAGCGGGGCGCCGTCGGGCGCGTACACCAGTAGCGTCCGGTCGAGGTGGTTGAGCATCAGCCAGCCGACGACGGGTGTCTGCTCGGGGTCACCGGCCGGGGGCAGTCCCGGATAGGCGATGCCGTCCTTGGACCGTACGGGCTCCAGGCGCACCCGGGCGGGTTGCATCAGCCGGGGCGGGAGCTGGATGAAGCGCCAGTCGTCGTTGGGCTTGGGCAGCTCCGGCGTGGTGTACAGCGGTTTGGTGGGGTCGGGGCGGACGCTGCGGGCCTTCAGCGGTCGCGGCTGCATGGAGGCCGGATCGCTGCTGTTGAGGGCCATGAAGTCGAAGGTGCGGCCGAAGCGGTCGATCATCAGGAGCTTGTTGAAGGAGAACTGCCCGGCTCGCACGGGCTGGAAGCGGTTCTGGTCCGGCTGATTCGGGGGGCCTGGTTGCGGCACCTGCAACGGGTCGCCGAAGAGTGCGGGGTCGGCGTCCTCCTTCGAGGGCGTGAGCCGTGCGGTGCCGTCCTGTTCGAGCAGCCAGTCGTTGAAGCCGTCCAGGGTCTGGGAGAGCACGTCGAGTTCGGCGTAGTAGTCGAGGAGTCCGGCCAGGCCCTGTGTCTCGGCCGGAGAGAAGGTGTTCAGGTAGCGCTTGGCCTGTTCCTTCAGCACATAGGCGGTGGTGGGGGCGAGGAAGGAGCGGCCCTGGAACCGTGGCCACAGGTGCTCGTCTCCGCCCAGGGAGAGCGCGTTGGTCCCGTTCCATGAGTACGTCGTGCCGTCGAAGGTCCAGTTGTCGGTGGTGTCGGTGCGGAAGGGTGTGGCGCAGTACTTGATGTCCCACTGGAGGTACATCGGGGTCCAGGGCTGCTCCCACATGCCGGTGTACTCGGGCAGCGCGCCGGTGACGGTGGACTCGGGATCGCCCAGGGCGACTTCGAGCGCGGTGACGTCGGGGCCCGCGAGCGTCCAGGCCGCCTTGTCGAGCAGCGCGAACTCGGCGATGAGGGTCGCGCACACCGGGGGGAGATTGACGAGGTTCGGCTTGGGCGCGGCGGGGTCGGGACTGGTCGGGGCGCCGTTGATCTTGATGGATTCGAGCAGGACGGACGGCAGTCGGCAGGGCAGCGGGTCCTCGGTGTCCCGGCCGAGCGGCTGGCTGGCGCCGCTGCCCTCGATGACGACGACCGGGTCGGCCGGGCTGTGGTACGGGTCGCGAGCGACGCGCTTGAGCTGGAGCTCTTGGGGCAGTTCGCGGGCGAGCGCGTATGCCACGATGCGTTCCTCGAGCTCTTC
This window encodes:
- a CDS encoding discoidin domain-containing protein yields the protein MAAVQTRSADTLLSYRVDTDPDPLTVSTPTSAPPSTLIFTVTAETADVACNSITFRIPIGAGENDLAELSGPDGVDAVPVGEGASNWSAPTKTLENNGAVLAVQLKPKMAPITLPKGKQITLRVAGFTVNRVEGEVRIGLTEVTTSGTKPITLDPVFKLPPGFYLRNLTPTPLLVENGATVDLTWQSGGGDNRTKYTMFWDRESETVSGESWTSPPLHQTTGFMLQALVTTSGGKPLTHTLTTTVTVAPQDLTTRDLTVNCTLDIGNGPGTATTNLGFSTSTGENGTRHLPSAMTDGDPNTYWWSADQPKANDWVRVDLGSERDITRVRFLFGIETGQYRLPACDLEYSTDGNAWSKYTSIPNGQETYEGTTSRKARYLRLKMTAEQTWRIAIRSFDIATLPRGAVITPSRADFNTPVTIVGDLVVKGKVRFEDDVTVAKEHSLTTGDITVHSDHTLKANWINATDGTKSITVRDNVAVDTDKTLTAGGGLTVTRGYGLRTAQIGGLQENEAVTIKSPLTAEKEFEVRGNLLAKGHATITEPTKVLRVRELRGPVKQSGETQDPPIDFSNGTIKVGKIDGLISGKIENKGTWSAPYVNYKVKADGIFVGENDSGRKVYVTLKDAGGNEVIKVKLEAWEEISLPVKGGWTVYRDVEGGVSANFKVRLFTFGQ
- a CDS encoding discoidin domain-containing protein, with product MPDTDLIVPVRLHTLVVTQQLGEHEFNRWTPDFSIMLNEAKSPEPPFHREVTDLDGVHIQWELPEALARGHYDAITGETTFPLVPNRWLMVRYYNRDGARQAKGWVVHSDYLPVSDYGHDWTEGNSWYLTDRSPDGQTVDPHQDTIGRHHELTVTDPWTEPARREPFLTAVGPGLPAFAAFASYHMDVFCFHDTLKDLQQGSGYHYAPDNDLSYAVIGWYADPGADILQRARDIPGLLPPQPGNLDQPDTSMEAVLRALGWSAPGDTSGLTDSRYYGTALHVPWRYKDPAPRSRKPTNDKVKLAVGHSTADAAAQLVSRHTRSEDSGELVKALFNGTIETYGLPDGAVELDEATRRAWYAGSEGGHLWQIVPDPAHDHDASDQVPEIPDWLDELNLDQAEYDETADRLARTRARLWDVWWLKNLPVDGNGAHPGGFDDEAQRQLTPGIAGTLAAQVKVDLDRLATLREGEGNTPGLPVGNTPEELEERIVAYALARELPQELQLKRVARDPYHSPADPVVVIEGSGASQPLGRDTEDPLPCRLPSVLLESIKINGAPTSPDPAAPKPNLVNLPPVCATLIAEFALLDKAAWTLAGPDVTALEVALGDPESTVTGALPEYTGMWEQPWTPMYLQWDIKYCATPFRTDTTDNWTFDGTTYSWNGTNALSLGGDEHLWPRFQGRSFLAPTTAYVLKEQAKRYLNTFSPAETQGLAGLLDYYAELDVLSQTLDGFNDWLLEQDGTARLTPSKEDADPALFGDPLQVPQPGPPNQPDQNRFQPVRAGQFSFNKLLMIDRFGRTFDFMALNSSDPASMQPRPLKARSVRPDPTKPLYTTPELPKPNDDWRFIQLPPRLMQPARVRLEPVRSKDGIAYPGLPPAGDPEQTPVVGWLMLNHLDRTLLVYAPDGAPLGELRVVGEGARLAWTMLPHAAYRRPSDQGFRDDFPQLSEMLTALLDHADAPGAFEALVHTIDQTFQSISDESPETDRSPARLIGRPVALIRAELEVQLQGPPLSSPAWGKILDPSGRAEYLSYRWPVRLGSPELLTDGLIGYYASLQGPGGATDYSPLSVVAKDLATHPYLTPVTNGTDLALPATPSDAPPVVHHLTLLADPHAAIHATTDILPVAELALNADLVQRALARIEASFRLDPLLAPTRAGDQTAAASPALGEASGHHLAHLLDGNLGSHYLSEQPAAAGDWIEIDLAGAEHAEVEVTRVDIYPGDTTGGHSLPACTLETFTETAGWTERATYPAGTEIHYNPAPPVTAARIRIRFTAPTTAPIAIRSFTATTDVGDNGLVMPRPAAWFGDWTWAEPHARDTGVPDWARLPLLPADRSAYLDDAVPTARAGYLQLRPRHD